In Mixta intestinalis, the following are encoded in one genomic region:
- a CDS encoding MFS transporter, producing MNRSTQTASLPADAETVKSASPAIADKNLYIKRGTPQFMRVTLALFSAGLATFALLYCVQPILPVLSQEFGVSPATSSISLSIATALMALGLLITGPLSDAVGRKPVMVVALLLAAVCTLLSATMTSWHGILLMRALIGLSLSGVAAVGMTYLSEEIHPSFIAFSMGLYISGNSIGGMSGRLISGVITDFSSWRMAVAFIGCFSLASALMFWKILPASRHFRPISLRPRSLMINFRLHWRDRGLPLLFAEGFLLMGAFVTLFNYIGYRLLNAPWSLSQAVVGLLSVVYLTGSWSSPKAGAMTARYGRGPVLLGATAIMLSGLLITLFQSLWLIFPGMMLFTAGFFAAHSVASSWIGPRARRAKGQASSLYLFSYYVGSSIAGTLGGVFWHAWGWPGITAFIATLLLLALIVAARLHIRKL from the coding sequence GTGAACCGCTCAACCCAGACAGCGTCTCTGCCTGCTGATGCTGAGACTGTCAAATCCGCTTCTCCCGCTATCGCAGATAAAAATCTCTATATCAAGCGTGGCACCCCGCAGTTTATGAGGGTAACGCTGGCGCTGTTCTCCGCCGGGCTTGCCACTTTCGCCCTGCTCTATTGCGTGCAGCCTATTCTGCCGGTACTGTCGCAGGAGTTTGGCGTCTCGCCGGCGACCAGCAGTATTTCTCTGTCGATCGCTACTGCATTAATGGCGCTGGGGCTGTTGATCACCGGCCCGCTGTCCGATGCCGTAGGGCGAAAGCCTGTGATGGTGGTCGCCTTGTTGCTGGCTGCGGTATGTACGCTGCTTTCCGCAACCATGACCAGCTGGCACGGAATTTTGCTGATGCGCGCCTTGATCGGGCTATCCCTGAGCGGCGTGGCGGCGGTAGGCATGACCTACCTGAGCGAAGAGATCCATCCCAGCTTTATTGCTTTCTCTATGGGGCTTTATATCAGCGGTAACTCCATCGGCGGTATGAGCGGCCGTTTAATTAGCGGCGTGATTACTGATTTCAGTTCATGGCGTATGGCGGTTGCCTTTATTGGCTGTTTCTCGCTGGCTTCAGCGCTGATGTTCTGGAAAATTTTGCCAGCGTCACGTCACTTCCGCCCCATTTCACTACGTCCGCGCAGCCTGATGATTAACTTTCGCCTGCACTGGCGCGATCGCGGCCTGCCGCTGCTGTTTGCCGAAGGTTTTTTGTTGATGGGCGCGTTTGTCACTCTGTTTAACTATATCGGCTATCGGCTGCTGAATGCGCCCTGGTCGCTGAGTCAGGCGGTGGTCGGTCTGCTGTCGGTAGTTTATCTTACCGGCTCCTGGAGTTCACCGAAGGCAGGTGCAATGACGGCGCGCTACGGACGCGGCCCGGTATTGCTGGGCGCAACCGCTATTATGCTGTCCGGGTTGCTGATTACGTTGTTCCAGTCGCTGTGGCTGATTTTCCCCGGTATGATGCTGTTTACCGCCGGATTCTTTGCTGCCCATTCGGTAGCCAGCAGTTGGATTGGCCCACGCGCACGTCGCGCCAAAGGTCAGGCATCTTCTTTATATCTGTTTAGTTATTATGTCGGCTCCAGCATCGCCGGTACGCTGGGCGGTGTCTTCTGGCATGCCTGGGGCTGGCCGGGCATTACCGCTTTTATCGCGACGCTGTTATTGCTGGCGCTGATTGTTGCCGCCCGCCTCCATATCCGCAAACTGTAA
- a CDS encoding LysR family transcriptional regulator, producing MNIELRHLRYFIAVAEELHFGRAALRLNISQPPLSQQIQLLEQQIGARLLARTNRSVQLTAAGHQFLNDARAILLNVEQAASRAARLHQGEEGEIRIGFTSSAPFITAVSDALYNFRQRYPQVHIQMQEMNTRQQLTPLSDGRLDLGVMRNTPLPDTLAWQLLLREPLCCVVHHDHPLAQRHAVSVRDLAHEPFVLFDAQSGTALYGEIMALLHRYQIQPYVTQEVGEAMTILGLVATGLGVSILPASFQRPKLADIVWLPLQEPDAWSEMWLVWSRQREFSAVMIHMKKLLLGED from the coding sequence ATGAATATTGAGCTGCGCCATTTACGCTACTTTATTGCCGTAGCGGAGGAGCTACATTTTGGGCGTGCTGCGCTGCGGCTGAACATCTCGCAGCCGCCGTTAAGCCAGCAGATTCAGTTGCTGGAACAGCAAATCGGTGCCCGCCTGCTGGCACGCACCAATCGCAGCGTACAGCTAACCGCCGCCGGTCATCAGTTTCTGAATGATGCGCGCGCTATTCTGCTTAACGTGGAGCAGGCCGCCAGCCGCGCCGCTCGCCTGCATCAGGGGGAAGAGGGGGAAATTCGCATTGGCTTTACCTCCTCTGCGCCTTTTATCACCGCCGTTTCCGACGCGCTGTATAACTTTCGCCAGCGTTACCCGCAGGTACATATTCAGATGCAGGAGATGAATACGCGTCAGCAGCTGACGCCGTTAAGCGACGGCAGGCTGGATTTAGGGGTGATGCGCAATACGCCTCTTCCCGATACGCTGGCGTGGCAGCTGTTGCTGCGCGAACCGCTTTGCTGCGTTGTGCATCATGATCATCCGCTGGCGCAGCGCCACGCGGTCTCGGTGCGCGATCTCGCTCATGAACCCTTTGTCCTTTTCGATGCGCAAAGCGGTACCGCGCTGTATGGCGAAATTATGGCGCTGCTGCATCGCTATCAAATTCAGCCTTATGTCACGCAGGAAGTTGGGGAAGCGATGACTATTCTTGGGCTGGTCGCTACCGGGCTGGGCGTTTCGATTCTGCCCGCTTCCTTTCAGCGGCCAAAGCTGGCGGATATCGTGTGGTTACCGTTGCAAGAGCCGGATGCCTGGTCAGAAATGTGGCTGGTCTGGTCACGACAGCGTGAATTCAGCGCCGTAATGATCCACATGAAAAAATTGCTTTTGGGTGAAGATTGA
- the mlc gene encoding sugar metabolism global transcriptional regulator Mlc, producing MIAESQPGHIDQIKQTNAGTVYRLIDQFGPISRIELSRRAQLAPASITKIVREMLEAHLVQETEYQEPGSRGRPAVGLILDTVAWHYLAIRIGRGEITLALRDLSSKLVTEETRPLPTESETPLLQRVIVEVDQFFIRHQRQLERLTAIAITLPGIIHTGSGIVHRMPFYEVADMPLGPELAAHTGLPVYIQHDVCAWTIAESLFGASRGASDVIQVVIDDNVGAGVITGGRLLHNSRSSLVEIGHTQVDAWGKQCYCGNHGCLETVASVGSILELTAQRMQTALSSSLHYQPLSVNSLCDAALNGDPLARDIITGIGNSVGRILAIMVNLFNPEKILIGSPLNRAADVLYPAIGSSIRQQALPAYSAHINVEPTEFPNVGTMPGAALVKNAMYNGELLIKLLQG from the coding sequence GTGATAGCGGAGAGTCAACCTGGTCATATTGACCAGATCAAGCAGACAAACGCTGGGACAGTATATCGGCTGATCGACCAGTTTGGCCCGATTTCGCGTATTGAACTTTCCCGCCGTGCGCAGTTAGCCCCGGCCAGCATCACCAAAATCGTGCGTGAGATGCTTGAAGCGCATCTGGTACAGGAAACGGAATACCAGGAGCCGGGAAGTCGTGGGCGTCCGGCGGTAGGGCTGATCCTGGATACCGTTGCCTGGCACTATCTGGCGATTCGCATCGGGCGCGGTGAAATCACTCTTGCGCTGCGCGATCTCAGCAGCAAGCTGGTTACCGAAGAGACCCGTCCTCTGCCTACCGAAAGCGAAACGCCGCTGCTACAACGCGTTATTGTCGAAGTCGATCAGTTTTTTATTCGCCACCAGCGCCAGCTTGAGCGCCTGACCGCTATCGCCATTACGCTGCCGGGCATTATTCACACCGGTAGCGGTATCGTGCATCGCATGCCTTTTTATGAGGTGGCGGATATGCCTCTGGGGCCTGAGCTGGCCGCGCATACCGGTCTGCCGGTTTATATTCAGCATGATGTTTGTGCCTGGACCATTGCTGAGTCGCTGTTTGGCGCTTCTCGTGGTGCCAGTGATGTGATTCAGGTGGTTATTGATGATAACGTTGGCGCTGGCGTCATTACCGGTGGGCGGCTGCTGCATAACAGCCGTAGCTCGCTGGTTGAAATAGGGCATACTCAGGTCGATGCCTGGGGGAAACAGTGCTACTGCGGCAATCATGGCTGCCTGGAAACCGTCGCCAGCGTTGGCAGTATCCTCGAACTGACCGCGCAGCGTATGCAGACGGCGCTCAGCTCCAGCCTGCATTATCAGCCACTGAGCGTTAATTCGCTGTGTGATGCGGCCCTGAATGGCGACCCGCTGGCACGCGATATTATTACCGGCATCGGTAACAGCGTCGGACGCATCCTTGCCATCATGGTTAATCTGTTTAATCCTGAAAAAATTCTTATCGGTTCTCCGCTCAATCGTGCGGCTGACGTTCTTTATCCCGCCATTGGTTCTTCCATTCGTCAGCAGGCTTTGCCCGCTTACAGCGCACATATAAATGTTGAGCCTACCGAATTCCCCAATGTAGGTACCATGCCTGGTGCGGCATTAGTAAAAAACGCCATGTACAACGGAGAATTGCTAATCAAGCTGTTGCAGGGCTAA
- the bioD gene encoding dethiobiotin synthase — protein MLSRLFITGTDTAVGKTVITRALMQKLAESHSVVVGYKPVAKSSQMTPEGPRNKDALILQQASTLDVPYEVINPVTLLEDEVSMHRGEAINYARLSSSLMTLQAQADIVVIEGTGGWRSLMNDLRPLSDWVIQEQLPVVLVVGIKLGCISHALLTAQAVINDGLPLLGWVANRINPGLAHYADIIDVLQEKIPAPLLGELPYLPRAEQRDLAGYIDLSALSKPQAVA, from the coding sequence ATGCTGAGTCGTCTTTTCATTACCGGTACGGATACCGCCGTCGGTAAAACAGTTATTACCCGCGCCCTGATGCAAAAACTGGCAGAGAGCCACTCTGTCGTGGTGGGCTATAAACCGGTAGCGAAAAGTAGTCAGATGACCCCTGAAGGTCCACGTAATAAAGATGCGCTGATTTTGCAGCAGGCATCCACGCTTGATGTGCCTTATGAAGTCATAAACCCGGTTACGCTGCTGGAAGATGAAGTCAGTATGCACCGTGGCGAAGCGATTAACTATGCGCGCCTGAGCAGCAGCCTGATGACCTTACAGGCGCAGGCTGACATAGTGGTCATTGAAGGCACCGGAGGCTGGCGCAGCCTGATGAACGATCTGCGTCCGCTTTCCGACTGGGTTATTCAGGAGCAGCTGCCGGTCGTGCTGGTCGTCGGGATCAAGCTGGGTTGTATCAGCCATGCGTTATTAACGGCGCAGGCGGTTATCAACGACGGTTTACCGCTGCTGGGCTGGGTAGCTAACCGCATCAATCCAGGGCTGGCGCACTACGCCGATATTATTGATGTTCTGCAAGAGAAAATTCCGGCACCGCTGTTGGGTGAGTTGCCTTATCTGCCGCGCGCCGAACAGCGCGATCTGGCAGGCTATATCGATCTGTCGGCGCTTTCCAAACCGCAGGCGGTAGCCTGA
- the osmV gene encoding osmoprotectant ABC transporter ATP-binding protein OsmV produces the protein MIKLENLTKTFKQKNGVALNAVDNVSLHVPGGEMCVLLGPSGCGKTTTLKMINRLIPATSGKITINGEDTSTQDTVTLRRNIGYVIQQIGLFPNMTIEENITVVPRMLGWDKKRCRDRASELMSMVALDPHKFLHRYPKEMSGGQQQRIGVIRALAADPPVLLMDEPFGAVDPINREAIQNEFLEMQRQLKKTVMLVSHDIDEALKLGDRIAVFGQGKIVQCATPDELLAKPANEFVGSFVGQDRTLKRLLLVQAGDVTDQQPTLTVKRSTPLAEAFALMDDNDMRSITVVDNDGRPLGFVKRREARGASGNCEQILHQFTITGKAEENLRVVLSKLYEHNMVWMPIVDEDGRYSGEISQDYIAGYLSSGRTRRALNR, from the coding sequence ATGATTAAGCTGGAAAATCTCACCAAGACTTTTAAACAGAAAAACGGCGTGGCGCTTAACGCGGTGGATAACGTCAGCCTGCACGTTCCCGGCGGTGAGATGTGCGTACTGCTCGGCCCTTCCGGCTGTGGCAAAACCACCACGCTGAAAATGATTAACCGACTGATTCCGGCTACCAGCGGCAAAATCACCATTAACGGCGAGGATACCAGTACCCAGGATACTGTCACTCTGCGGCGCAATATTGGCTATGTTATCCAGCAAATCGGCCTGTTTCCCAATATGACCATTGAGGAAAATATTACCGTGGTACCGCGCATGCTGGGCTGGGATAAAAAGCGCTGCCGCGATCGCGCCAGTGAACTGATGAGCATGGTGGCGCTCGATCCGCATAAGTTTTTACATCGTTACCCGAAAGAGATGTCCGGCGGTCAGCAGCAGCGCATCGGCGTTATTCGCGCCCTCGCCGCCGATCCGCCGGTGCTGCTGATGGATGAGCCGTTCGGCGCGGTGGATCCCATTAACCGCGAAGCGATTCAGAACGAGTTCCTGGAAATGCAGCGCCAGCTAAAGAAAACCGTCATGCTGGTCAGTCATGATATTGATGAGGCGCTGAAGCTGGGCGATCGCATTGCAGTATTTGGTCAGGGCAAAATCGTCCAGTGCGCCACGCCTGATGAGCTGCTGGCGAAACCGGCAAACGAGTTTGTCGGCTCTTTTGTTGGTCAGGATCGCACGCTGAAGCGGCTACTGCTGGTGCAGGCGGGTGACGTGACCGATCAACAGCCAACGCTGACCGTGAAGCGATCAACGCCGCTGGCCGAAGCCTTTGCTCTTATGGACGATAATGATATGCGCTCGATAACCGTGGTGGATAATGATGGCAGACCGCTGGGTTTCGTTAAGCGACGTGAGGCACGCGGTGCCAGCGGAAACTGCGAGCAGATTCTGCATCAGTTTACCATTACTGGCAAAGCGGAAGAGAACCTGCGCGTGGTGCTGTCAAAGCTGTATGAACACAATATGGTATGGATGCCGATCGTTGATGAAGATGGACGCTACAGCGGGGAGATTTCGCAGGATTATATCGCGGGCTATCTCAGTTCCGGACGTACGCGCCGGGCGCTGAACCGCTAA
- the osmW gene encoding osmoprotectant ABC transporter permease OsmW, with protein MDTLHYMIDNWPHLVALSWQHLWLVLVAVGCAILAGVPLGIIIVRVKWLATPVLGIATLVLTIPSIALFGLMIPLFSLIGQGIGVVPAITAVFLYSLLPIVRNTHTALESIPPGMREAGRGIGMTFWQRLRWVEIPLALPVIFGGIRTAVVMNVGVMAIAAVIGAGGLGLLLLDGISGSDIRMLIAGAVLICLLAIILDWLLHRLQQVLTPKGMR; from the coding sequence ATGGATACGCTGCATTATATGATCGACAACTGGCCCCACCTGGTAGCGCTGAGCTGGCAACATCTCTGGCTGGTGCTGGTGGCGGTGGGCTGCGCCATTCTGGCTGGTGTGCCGCTGGGCATTATTATTGTGCGGGTTAAATGGCTGGCGACGCCGGTGCTGGGTATCGCCACGCTGGTATTAACCATCCCTTCTATCGCCCTGTTTGGCCTGATGATTCCGTTATTTTCGCTGATCGGTCAGGGCATTGGCGTAGTGCCCGCCATCACGGCGGTATTTCTCTATTCGCTGCTGCCAATCGTGCGCAACACGCATACCGCGCTGGAGAGTATTCCGCCCGGCATGCGCGAGGCGGGGCGCGGCATCGGCATGACTTTCTGGCAGCGTCTGCGCTGGGTAGAAATCCCGCTGGCGCTGCCGGTTATTTTTGGCGGCATTCGCACCGCCGTTGTGATGAACGTCGGCGTGATGGCTATTGCTGCGGTGATTGGTGCCGGTGGTTTAGGCTTACTGCTGCTGGACGGTATCAGCGGCAGCGATATTCGCATGCTGATTGCCGGGGCGGTACTGATTTGTCTGCTGGCAATTATTCTTGACTGGCTGCTGCACCGCCTGCAGCAGGTTTTAACACCGAAGGGGATGCGCTAA
- a CDS encoding glycine betaine ABC transporter substrate-binding protein, with translation MALLVTLLLTLNVAHAAPITMATKGFTEQHILSAMTVLWLEKKGFEVIPKTNIAVSISRSAMLNKQIDMTWEYTGSSLIIFNHITTPMSSKQAYETVRRLDAKLGLVWLDPAPMNNTYAFAMQRKRAGKEHITTVSQLVARIEQIRQQDPKHNWMLGLDLEFAGRSDGLQPLQKLYGLKLDRPQIRQMDPGLVYNAIRDGFVEAGLVYTTDGRVKGFDLQILEDDKHFFPSYNVTPVVRKEVLAAHPGLAAALNQLSALITDDAITEMNKRVDVDHQSPQQVAHDFLQAKGML, from the coding sequence ATGGCGCTGCTGGTAACCCTGCTACTGACCCTGAATGTCGCCCACGCCGCACCAATCACCATGGCGACCAAAGGCTTCACCGAACAACATATTCTCTCGGCGATGACCGTACTCTGGCTGGAGAAAAAAGGGTTTGAGGTGATCCCTAAAACCAATATTGCCGTCTCCATCAGCCGCAGCGCGATGCTGAATAAACAGATCGATATGACCTGGGAATATACCGGCTCGTCGCTGATTATCTTCAATCATATTACTACCCCGATGTCCTCGAAGCAGGCTTACGAAACGGTACGACGGCTGGATGCCAAACTCGGCCTGGTCTGGCTGGATCCGGCACCAATGAATAACACCTACGCCTTTGCCATGCAGCGTAAACGCGCCGGGAAAGAGCATATCACCACGGTGTCGCAGCTGGTGGCGCGCATCGAGCAAATTCGCCAGCAGGATCCCAAACATAACTGGATGCTGGGACTGGATCTGGAATTCGCAGGCCGCTCTGATGGCTTACAGCCGCTGCAAAAACTCTACGGCCTGAAACTCGACCGTCCACAGATCCGCCAGATGGATCCGGGCCTGGTGTACAACGCAATTCGTGACGGTTTCGTTGAGGCGGGCCTGGTGTATACCACCGACGGACGCGTCAAAGGCTTCGATCTGCAAATTCTGGAAGATGATAAGCACTTTTTTCCCAGCTACAACGTCACGCCGGTAGTGCGTAAAGAGGTGCTGGCGGCTCATCCGGGGCTGGCAGCGGCGCTGAATCAGCTCTCCGCGCTTATTACCGATGACGCCATTACTGAAATGAATAAACGGGTGGATGTCGATCACCAGTCACCGCAGCAGGTGGCGCATGATTTTTTACAGGCGAAAGGCATGCTGTAA
- a CDS encoding ABC transporter permease translates to MHCSTTIKRTLLALLAIVPIAAILIYGIGFEVIKAHRVDLIYLGRQHLWLVGWSMSGALLVGIPSGILLSRPFARRWAEYMMQIFNVGNTLPPLAVLALAMVVIGIGDRPAIIALFFASLLPVVRNTYAGLIGVPHSLLEAANGIGMTRLQRLRQVELPNAWPVMLSGIRIAMAINVGTAPLAFLIGASSYGELIFPGIYLNDFPILILGAVATALVALILDMLLAALGRWLSPHAL, encoded by the coding sequence ATGCATTGTTCTACCACGATCAAGCGAACCTTGCTGGCGCTGCTGGCAATCGTGCCGATCGCTGCGATCCTGATTTACGGTATTGGTTTTGAGGTAATTAAGGCACACCGGGTTGACCTGATCTATCTTGGCCGACAGCACCTCTGGCTGGTGGGTTGGTCGATGTCCGGTGCGCTGCTGGTAGGTATTCCCAGCGGCATCCTCCTGAGTCGCCCCTTTGCCCGACGCTGGGCAGAATATATGATGCAGATCTTCAATGTCGGCAATACCCTGCCGCCGCTGGCGGTACTGGCGCTGGCGATGGTGGTTATCGGCATTGGCGATCGTCCCGCCATCATCGCCCTGTTTTTTGCCTCGCTATTGCCTGTCGTCCGTAACACCTATGCCGGTCTGATCGGCGTGCCACACTCGCTGCTGGAAGCTGCCAACGGCATTGGCATGACGCGCTTACAGCGCCTGCGCCAGGTTGAGCTCCCCAACGCCTGGCCAGTAATGCTTTCCGGTATTCGTATCGCCATGGCGATTAATGTTGGCACAGCCCCGCTGGCGTTTCTTATCGGTGCCAGCAGCTACGGCGAACTGATTTTTCCCGGCATCTACCTCAATGATTTCCCGATTCTGATTTTGGGTGCGGTGGCAACGGCGCTGGTGGCGCTGATTCTGGATATGTTGCTGGCGGCGCTTGGCCGCTGGCTTAGCCCACATGCGCTATAG
- a CDS encoding lipase family protein translates to MKSIYTFDAECFALASIAWSGAHQEEYNPELTQKKLQDGLTQSPITAGKLDNVVWGPAVKRMPKSRADSDNWDDYMFFVVQNRNDPSDYRVAARSTVSTLNGQEDMAVFKLIDWRQFDAGAPGEAKIASGMAEVLTDLLEMTASVEPGCGSTLMQFLNSRLNDGDTLTFCGHSMGGTFTIPWGVSVKQQLKKNVRVQVRSFAGATAGNSYFATYAENILGSGLKRIINNMDVVPKAWNTDSLKEIATLYEPVIKLPLIMKTIIIGFADLMASYDYTHTSQPELFDFGINPEITDFQQQYSYQHDTAYLNYYGLEMGKDIIYDPS, encoded by the coding sequence ATGAAATCAATATACACATTTGATGCAGAGTGTTTCGCCTTAGCTTCAATTGCCTGGTCAGGCGCACACCAGGAAGAATATAATCCGGAACTTACGCAAAAAAAACTACAGGACGGGTTAACTCAATCCCCCATTACTGCCGGTAAACTGGATAATGTGGTCTGGGGACCAGCTGTTAAACGAATGCCAAAATCTCGCGCCGACTCGGATAACTGGGACGACTATATGTTTTTCGTTGTTCAGAACCGCAACGATCCATCGGACTATCGCGTTGCTGCCCGCTCTACCGTATCTACTCTTAACGGGCAAGAGGATATGGCCGTCTTCAAACTGATCGACTGGCGTCAGTTTGATGCTGGTGCACCGGGCGAGGCGAAAATCGCCTCCGGTATGGCTGAGGTACTCACGGATTTGCTGGAAATGACCGCAAGCGTTGAACCTGGTTGTGGGAGCACGCTCATGCAGTTCCTGAACTCCCGTTTGAATGATGGCGATACGTTAACGTTCTGCGGGCACAGTATGGGCGGTACATTTACCATTCCCTGGGGTGTCAGCGTTAAGCAGCAACTGAAAAAAAACGTGCGGGTCCAGGTACGCAGTTTCGCTGGTGCAACGGCAGGTAATTCTTATTTTGCCACATATGCGGAAAATATATTGGGCAGTGGGCTAAAACGAATTATTAATAATATGGATGTTGTTCCCAAAGCATGGAATACAGATTCACTAAAAGAGATTGCAACCCTGTATGAACCAGTGATTAAACTGCCTTTGATTATGAAAACAATAATTATTGGCTTTGCTGACCTTATGGCCAGTTATGACTATACCCATACAAGTCAGCCAGAATTGTTTGATTTCGGTATTAATCCTGAAATTACCGATTTCCAGCAACAGTATAGCTATCAGCACGATACGGCCTATCTGAATTATTATGGTCTTGAGATGGGTAAAGATATTATCTACGATCCCAGCTAA
- a CDS encoding MDR family MFS transporter: MTENQPQPVPHRHWILIACMLAMFMAAIEVTIVATAMPTIIAQLGGFSQFGWVFSIYLLTQAVSVPIYGRLADIWGRKRMFFIGTSLFLLGSVLCGFAHSMGWLILFRAFQGIGAGAIMPLTSTIVADVYSPRERAGIQGWLSSVWGVSAIIGPLSGAWIVQHFNWALVFWVNVPLGIISMLMLARWLPAHRQDSSQRLNVSGSAWLMLSVSALLVALLQAQALGYWLLLFLAIALVTGVILLRHEKRSESPLFPLDIWRSRVIVAGNVGNLIIGAAMMGISAFLPTWIQGINGGTPLQAGSVLAMMSIGWPLASTLSGRLMLITSYRFTAQLGALLLIVGSALLLMLHANSSLIQAGFAAFVIGTGMGMSSTTFLVSVQNSAAFEIRGICTASIMFSRILGSAIGTAIMGAVLNYNLMLRLPAAQDPVQQIMSPEQRQALDSQTLQQLIQQIAASLHWVFIVSLIVAFGTLFIAWVMPRKQPE; this comes from the coding sequence ATGACAGAAAATCAACCGCAACCGGTGCCGCACCGTCACTGGATTTTAATCGCCTGTATGCTGGCGATGTTTATGGCAGCGATCGAGGTGACTATCGTCGCCACCGCAATGCCTACCATTATCGCCCAGCTGGGCGGCTTTTCTCAGTTTGGCTGGGTTTTTTCTATCTATTTACTGACTCAGGCGGTAAGCGTGCCGATTTATGGACGCCTGGCCGATATCTGGGGACGCAAGCGGATGTTTTTTATCGGCACCTCGCTGTTTCTGCTGGGTTCGGTATTATGTGGTTTTGCCCACAGCATGGGCTGGCTGATTCTGTTTCGCGCTTTTCAGGGCATCGGGGCCGGAGCGATCATGCCGCTGACCTCTACGATCGTTGCCGATGTCTATTCGCCACGTGAGCGTGCGGGCATCCAGGGCTGGCTTTCCAGCGTCTGGGGCGTATCGGCGATTATCGGGCCGCTGAGCGGCGCGTGGATCGTGCAGCATTTCAACTGGGCGCTGGTTTTTTGGGTCAATGTGCCGTTGGGGATCATTTCGATGTTAATGCTGGCACGCTGGCTGCCTGCCCATCGTCAGGATTCTTCGCAGCGGCTGAACGTCTCCGGCAGTGCCTGGCTGATGCTGAGCGTCAGTGCGCTGTTGGTTGCGCTATTACAGGCGCAGGCGCTGGGCTACTGGCTGCTGCTGTTTCTGGCGATCGCCCTGGTTACCGGCGTTATTCTGTTACGCCACGAAAAGAGATCGGAATCGCCTCTGTTCCCGCTGGATATCTGGCGCAGCCGGGTTATCGTCGCAGGCAATGTGGGTAATTTAATTATCGGCGCGGCGATGATGGGTATCAGCGCATTTCTGCCTACCTGGATTCAGGGGATTAACGGCGGTACGCCGCTACAGGCGGGCAGTGTGCTGGCAATGATGTCTATTGGCTGGCCGCTCGCCAGCACGCTAAGCGGCAGACTGATGTTAATCACTTCATATCGGTTTACCGCCCAGCTGGGCGCACTATTGCTTATCGTTGGCAGCGCGTTGCTGCTCATGCTGCATGCCAACAGCAGCCTGATACAGGCGGGTTTTGCGGCATTTGTCATCGGTACCGGGATGGGAATGAGCAGCACTACCTTTCTGGTTTCGGTGCAAAACAGCGCGGCGTTTGAAATCCGTGGTATCTGCACCGCCTCGATTATGTTTAGTCGCATACTGGGATCGGCTATCGGTACGGCGATAATGGGTGCGGTGTTAAACTATAATCTGATGCTACGGCTGCCTGCGGCCCAGGATCCGGTTCAGCAAATTATGTCACCGGAACAGCGCCAGGCGCTGGACAGCCAGACGTTACAGCAGCTGATCCAGCAGATTGCGGCGTCGCTGCATTGGGTGTTTATCGTGTCGCTGATTGTAGCGTTCGGTACGCTGTTTATCGCCTGGGTTATGCCGCGCAAGCAGCCGGAATAG
- a CDS encoding DUF1161 domain-containing protein has protein sequence MRAKMWLFSALLVAAPLAAQASCESVKADISQKIINNGVPETGFTLDIVPNDQANAAGGQVVGHCENDSQKIVYKRTGVDSEANVPANAGTTQDAPSE, from the coding sequence ATGAGAGCGAAGATGTGGTTATTTAGCGCCCTGCTGGTTGCTGCTCCGCTGGCGGCTCAGGCGTCCTGTGAGTCGGTTAAAGCGGATATCAGCCAGAAAATTATCAATAACGGCGTTCCCGAAACGGGTTTTACGCTGGATATCGTGCCTAACGATCAGGCGAACGCTGCCGGAGGTCAGGTAGTCGGTCACTGTGAAAACGACAGTCAGAAAATCGTTTACAAACGTACCGGCGTTGACAGCGAGGCTAACGTCCCGGCGAATGCAGGTACCACCCAGGACGCGCCCAGCGAGTAA
- a CDS encoding DUF1283 family protein, with the protein MRTLPERLAIALLPLSLLGALALAPLQAQARTDRVIIEDGSNALSNEEARQNKEQWDDTRMLRKKVNTRVEKEFDKTDRAYDVRDACEKSYNINAYWEPKTLRCLDRRTGRQVAP; encoded by the coding sequence ATGAGAACTTTACCTGAACGTCTTGCCATTGCACTGCTCCCGCTCTCCCTTTTAGGCGCACTGGCGTTAGCACCCCTTCAGGCGCAGGCGCGTACCGATCGCGTCATTATTGAAGACGGCAGTAACGCCCTCAGTAATGAAGAAGCGCGGCAAAATAAAGAGCAGTGGGATGATACGCGTATGCTGCGTAAGAAAGTGAACACGCGCGTTGAAAAAGAGTTCGATAAAACCGATCGGGCTTATGACGTCCGCGACGCCTGTGAAAAAAGTTACAATATTAATGCCTACTGGGAACCCAAAACGCTGCGGTGTCTCGATCGTCGTACCGGACGTCAGGTTGCCCCCTGA